DNA from Castellaniella sp. MT123:
CACCGACGCCTCTGTGCGCCGTCTGGGCAAGGGCCCTGACCGGCCGCTGAATGCGCAGGAAGACCGCGCTGCGCTGCTGGCCGCGCTGGCCTGCGTCGACGTCGTGACCTGGTTCGACGAAGACACCCCGCTGGAATTGATTCAGGCATTGCGCCCCGACGTGATCGTCAAAGGCGGTGACTACGACATGGATACTCTGCCCGAAACGGCTGCGGTGCGTGGGTGGGGCGGCAGCGCCGTGGCAATCCCGTTCGAGCATCAGCGCTCGACGACGGCGCTGTTGAAGAAGATACGCCGGTAATTCAGAAGGTAAACCGGGGGCGGGCGGTACCCCGCAGCGGCTTGGTCCAGGTATCGAAAATCTGCACGGTTTCGAAGTTCGCGGCAGCGGTGCGTGTGATGCTGCAGGCGGTCATGATCGGATTGTGGCCGACGATGGCCACCAGGCGCCCGCCCACGGCCAACTGGTATTTCAGGGCGTCCGGGACGGTGGGCACCGACCCTGTGATCAGGATGGCGTCGTATTCGGCCGTGCCCCAGCCCGCATGGGCGTCCCCCGTTTCCAGGACGACGTTGCCGATCTGGTTGCGGGTCAGGTTGGTCTGGGCAAAGGCAGCCAGGCGGCTGTCGATCTCGATGCTGGTCACCTGTTGGCACAGGCACGACAAGAGCGCGGCCTGATAGCCCGATCCCGTGCCGATTTCCAGCACGCAGTCCGTGGGCTGCAGCCGCAGTGCCTCGGTCAGCCTGGCCTCGACCTTGGGTGAGAGCATGCATTCGCGGCTGTCGACGCCATCGATCACCAGCGGCAGTTCCGTGTCGGCAAACGCCAACGCGCGCAGCTGCGGCGGCACAAAACGTTCGCGTGGCATATCGAAGAGCGCTTGCAGTACACGTTCGTCCTGGATGTACCAGGGGCGGATCTGCTGTTCGATCATGTTGAAACGGGCACGTTCGGCTTCGGTGATGTCGTTGACGTTCATGTCGCGTGAGTCTCAGGGTTAACGTGAATCGATTATAGGCCAGGCGCCCGGTCCGCGAGTGGGCGCCTGGCGGAAGGCTCGCCGGAGCCGGGGACGGAAGACAGGGTCCTGGGTTCGGGGCGCAGGGCTTACGCCTGTGTGGGCCACCAGGCATGGAAGTGGTGTACCGGGCCGTGTCCGGAGCCCACCGTCAATTGACCGGATGCGGCAATGGCGCGTTCCAGGTAGGTCTTGGCCTGGCGGGCGGCTTCGGGGACGTCGCCGGTGCGCGGCAGCAGGGCTGCCAGGGCGGCCGATAGTGTGCAGCCGGTGCCGTGGGTGTTCGGGGTTTCGATCCGGCGGCCCGGCAATTCGATCATGCGGTCGCCATCGTGCAGCAGATCGATGGTGTCGTTGCCCGGCAGGTGGCCGCCCTTCAGGAAGACCCAGCGGTCGGCGTCGTCGGGCAGCAGCCGGCGCAGCCGTTCGGCCACGCGGCGCATGTCCTTCAGGTTGTCCGCAGCCCCCTGGCCGAGCAGGACGCCGGCTTCCGGCAGATTGGGGGTGATGACGGTGGCCAGCGGGATCAAGCCTTCACGCAGGGCTTCCACCGCCTGGCGTTCCAGCAGGTGATCGCCGCTTTTTGCAACCATGACCGGGTCCAGCACCAGATGGGCGGGCTTCCAGTGGGCCAGGCGATCAGCCACCACACGGGTGACGCCCGCCTGACCCAGCATGCCGATCTTCACGGCATCGACGCGCACATCGGCGAACAATGTGTCGATCTGGGCGGCGACGAATTCCGGCGGGACCGGCGAGATGCCGGTGACGGCCTGGGTGTTCTGCGCGGTCAGCGCGGCGATCACGGCCATGCCATAGGCGCCCAAGGCGCTCATGGTCTTGACATCGGCCAACACGCCGGCTCCCCCGGAGGGGTCGACGCCGGCGATGGACAAAGTATTGGGAATCATCGCGGGTTCCATGCGAGGCGGGGTGTGATTGGCACACCCCGTTGAGGCGAACGGGTCAGGCGGCCCTGGTCGAAGGCAGCAGGCCTTCTTTGGGCGAGCTGGGGTCGGCGTCATAGTATTTGCGCTTGACTCGGCCAGCCAGATACGCCTCGCGCCCGGCTTCGACTGCCAGGCGCATGGCTCGGGCCATGCGGATCGGCTCGCGCGCACCGGCGATGGCCGTGTTCATCAGGATCGCGTCGCAGCCGAGTTCCATCGCAATGGCCGCATCCGACGCGGTGCCCACGCCCGCATCCACCAGCACCGGGACCCGGGCCTGATCGATGATCAGCCGCAGATTCCAGGGGTTGATGATGCCCATGCCCGAGCCGATCAGCGAGGCCAGCGGCATCACGGCTGCGACACCGATGTCTTCCAGCATGCGGCACTGGATCGGGTCGTCGCTGCAATAGACCATGACGTCGAACCCGTCGGCTACCAGGGTGCGGGCCGCAGCCAGAGTCTCTGGCATGTTGGGGAACAGGTTGCCGGCGTCGCCCAGGACTTCGAGCTTGCACAGCTTGTGGCCATCCAGCAGTTCGCGCGCCAGGCGCAGTGTGCGCACGGCATCGTCCGCCGTGTAGCAGCCGGCTGTGTTGGGCAGGATCGTGTAGCGGTCCGGCGACAGGAAATCCAGCAGATTGGGTTCGCCCGGATTTTGGCCGATGTTCGTGCGGCGGATCGCGACCGTCACGATTTCTGCGCCACTGGCCTCGATGGCCTGGCGGGTTTCTTTAAAGTCGCGGTATTTGCCGGTGCCGACCAGCAGGCGGGATTGGAAGGAGCGATCGGCGATGGTCAGGGTGTCGGGGGTGGTCATGGCGTGCTTGTCAGGGGACGTTCGTGCGAAGCGGCCGTATCTGTCCGGCCACGGACAAGGATAATCCATTTGAGCGCGGATGGTGTGTGGGCCGCGCAGTCGTCCGGGAGAGTCGGTATTAATGTAAGAAAGTACGAATTTGTTGTATAAATTGCATCATTCGTAAACAAACATATAAACCAGGGGGAAGTCATGATGCGGTCCACACAATGGCTGCGGTGGGGGGTGCTGTGTGTCTGTTCCGTTGCGCTGGCCGGTTGCGCCGGCACGCGGACCGTGGCGAAAAAGGACGCGGTGAACTATCTGGCCAGTTCCGACTACCAGGGCTATGCCGCGCATTACCTGGATGCCAAAGGTCAACCAACTTATGATCCGAAAAGCTTGCTGGATACGCTTGAGGCGGGCAAGGCTTTCAATGATGCCGGGATGTGGGCCCTGAGCCGGGATGCTTTCGATGCGGCCGGCGGCTTGCTGAACTGGAAGGAAGATTCCGTCGATACGCCATCAGAGGTCGCCAACCTGCTGGGTACGACACTGACCAGTGACGCCTTTGGCGCGTATCAGGGCAAGATCCACCAGGGTTCCCTGATCGATTATTACCAGGCTATCAATGATTTGATGCTGGGTAGCGAGGCCAATGCCAGGGTGGATTTCAATCGCCTTCAGGTGCGCCAGGACAATGCGGTCACGCAACTGGGCGCCTTCGCGGCGACGGTCAACCACTCGGTCAAGGACGGCCTGGCGGACGAGAAAAACGACAAGGCTAAACAAAGCCTGGGTGAGGTGGGTCCCAAAATTGCCGATGGCATCAAGGATCTGCCTGGCGGATTGACCAAGGCCAAGATCAGAATGTCGGTGGGTGATGCATTGGGGGCCGTGTTCCGTGCCACGTCCGCGACGGAATCCGACAAACGCGCGAATTTCTCGCGCGACATGCTCAAGAGTGCCAGTGCGGCCAGTGCGACGCGCGGTGGCAGCGCGATGCTGGCCTATCTTGGGCGCGAGATCCGGCGCGGCAAGGGCAGGCTGGCCAACAAGACCATTGTCCTGTTCGAAGACGGAATCGGGCCCGGTCTGAAGGAATTCCGCATCGACCTGCCGCTCTTTCTCGTGTCGGGCAAGGTCACTTACACCGGGATCGCCCTGCCGCAGTTTCAGCCGGGGCAATCGGCGTTTGGCAGTCTGAAGGTGGGTTCGGGCAAGACGCAACAGG
Protein-coding regions in this window:
- the thiD gene encoding bifunctional hydroxymethylpyrimidine kinase/phosphomethylpyrimidine kinase — translated: MIPNTLSIAGVDPSGGAGVLADVKTMSALGAYGMAVIAALTAQNTQAVTGISPVPPEFVAAQIDTLFADVRVDAVKIGMLGQAGVTRVVADRLAHWKPAHLVLDPVMVAKSGDHLLERQAVEALREGLIPLATVITPNLPEAGVLLGQGAADNLKDMRRVAERLRRLLPDDADRWVFLKGGHLPGNDTIDLLHDGDRMIELPGRRIETPNTHGTGCTLSAALAALLPRTGDVPEAARQAKTYLERAIAASGQLTVGSGHGPVHHFHAWWPTQA
- a CDS encoding protein-L-isoaspartate O-methyltransferase; this encodes MNVNDITEAERARFNMIEQQIRPWYIQDERVLQALFDMPRERFVPPQLRALAFADTELPLVIDGVDSRECMLSPKVEARLTEALRLQPTDCVLEIGTGSGYQAALLSCLCQQVTSIEIDSRLAAFAQTNLTRNQIGNVVLETGDAHAGWGTAEYDAILITGSVPTVPDALKYQLAVGGRLVAIVGHNPIMTACSITRTAAANFETVQIFDTWTKPLRGTARPRFTF
- a CDS encoding thiazole synthase → MTTPDTLTIADRSFQSRLLVGTGKYRDFKETRQAIEASGAEIVTVAIRRTNIGQNPGEPNLLDFLSPDRYTILPNTAGCYTADDAVRTLRLARELLDGHKLCKLEVLGDAGNLFPNMPETLAAARTLVADGFDVMVYCSDDPIQCRMLEDIGVAAVMPLASLIGSGMGIINPWNLRLIIDQARVPVLVDAGVGTASDAAIAMELGCDAILMNTAIAGAREPIRMARAMRLAVEAGREAYLAGRVKRKYYDADPSSPKEGLLPSTRAA
- the rfaE2 gene encoding D-glycero-beta-D-manno-heptose 1-phosphate adenylyltransferase; translation: MTGDARFEAKILSPAECEAAVRQGRFPRPLVFTNGVFDILHRGHVTYLDQAAQLGAALIVAVNTDASVRRLGKGPDRPLNAQEDRAALLAALACVDVVTWFDEDTPLELIQALRPDVIVKGGDYDMDTLPETAAVRGWGGSAVAIPFEHQRSTTALLKKIRR